From a single Porites lutea chromosome 10, jaPorLute2.1, whole genome shotgun sequence genomic region:
- the LOC140949732 gene encoding uncharacterized protein produces the protein MEYNEKHPIVLPKCHYVSQLIAKHYHHEVHHQGRQITGGAIRQAGFWLIGGHDVVTKVIGACVLCKKLRGPHLEQRMADLPLDRTEVCPPFTNVGFDVFGPWAVQTRKTRGGGVNAKRWGLVFTCLSSRAIHIEVLEAMDSSAFICALRRFFALRGHAKLLRCDRGTNFVGTKTELDAAASELDEKKVEKFVTECGCKWEFNPPHASHFGGVWERQINTIRRVLDAMFTELGQSQLTHELLVTLMAEAVAIVNARPIAALPSDTDDPQPLSSAMLLTMKTRPASPPPGQLVVSIQSRFDTSSFGTN, from the coding sequence ATGGAGTATAATGAGAAACACCCGATCGTACTACCGAAGTGTCACTATGTCTCACAGCTAATAGCTAAACACTATCATCATGAAGTACACCACCAAGGGAGACAGATTACAGGAGGTGCAATTAGACAAGCAGGTTTCTGGCTTATTGGAGGCCATGACGTAGTCACGAAGGTCATTGGAGCTTGCGTCCTGTGTAAGAAGCTGAGAGGACCACACCTAGAACAGCGTATGGCCGACCTCCCGCTAGATAGAACCGAAGTCTGTCCCCCCTTTACCAATGTAGGATTTGATGTCTTTGGCCCCTGGGCGGTGCAAACACGTAAGACTAGAGGAGGAGGAGTAAACGCCAAGCGTTGGGGCCTAGTGTTCACGTGCCTAAGCAGCAGAGCCATTCACATCGAAGTCTTAGAAGCTATGGACTCCAGTGCCTTTATCTGTGCATTGAGGAGGTTCTTCGCACTACGAGGCCATGCTAAACTCCTCAGATGCGATCGGGGCACAAATTTTGTTGGAACTAAGACGGAGCTTGACGCAGCAGCATCCGAGTTAGATGAGAAGAAAGTGGAGAAGTTCGTAACGGAGTGCGGTTGCAAGTGGGAGTTTAACCCTCCCCATGCATCACATTTTGGCGGTGTGTGGGAGAGGCAGATTAATACGATTCGCCGTGTATTGGATGCTATGTTCACTGAGTTAGGCCAGAGTCAGCTTACACACGAATTGCTGGTGACACTGATGGCCGAAGCGGTAGCCATTGTAAACGCCAGGCCGATAGCAGCACTGCCGTCCGACACCGATGACCCGCAGCCTCTGTCCTCTGCGATGTTACTCACTATGAAGACACGCCCAGCCTCGCCCCCTCCAGGCCAGttggtcgtttcgatacaaagtcgtttcgatacaagtagTTTCGGTACAAATTGA